The Streptomyces europaeiscabiei genome window below encodes:
- a CDS encoding ATP-binding cassette domain-containing protein — MTNTNGSAADGAPAKDAGDAEKDVVQDAAAPGQDTPIVELRDAGKAYGNIRALHGVNLTVHPGKVTCVLGDNGAGKSTLIKIVSGLHQHTEGEFVIDGRPVRFSTPREALDAGIATVYQDLATVPLMPVWRNFFLGSEMTKGPWPIRRLDIERMKKTADEELRNMGIVLDDLDQPIGTLSGGQRQCVAIARAVYFGARVLILDEPTAALGVKQSGVVLKYIAAARDRGLGVIFITHNPHHAYMVGDHFSVLRLGTLELSAARDQVSLEELTNHMAGGTELAALKHELAQVRGVDVDELPEAEDLTASVVTSKDGAA, encoded by the coding sequence ATGACCAACACCAACGGATCAGCAGCAGACGGTGCGCCCGCGAAGGACGCCGGCGACGCCGAGAAGGACGTCGTCCAGGACGCGGCGGCGCCCGGCCAGGACACGCCGATTGTCGAGCTGCGCGACGCGGGCAAGGCCTACGGCAACATCCGCGCCCTGCACGGTGTGAACCTCACCGTCCACCCCGGCAAGGTCACCTGCGTGCTCGGCGACAACGGCGCCGGCAAGTCCACCCTCATCAAGATCGTCTCCGGCCTGCACCAGCACACCGAGGGCGAGTTCGTCATCGACGGCAGGCCCGTGCGCTTCTCCACCCCGCGCGAGGCCCTCGACGCCGGTATCGCCACCGTCTACCAGGACCTGGCCACCGTGCCCCTGATGCCGGTATGGCGCAACTTCTTCCTCGGCTCGGAGATGACCAAGGGCCCCTGGCCGATCCGCCGCCTCGACATCGAGAGGATGAAGAAGACCGCGGACGAGGAACTGCGCAACATGGGCATCGTCCTGGACGACCTGGACCAGCCCATCGGCACCCTCTCCGGCGGCCAGCGCCAGTGCGTGGCCATCGCCCGCGCCGTCTACTTCGGCGCCCGCGTCCTGATCCTGGACGAGCCCACCGCCGCCCTCGGCGTCAAACAGTCCGGCGTGGTGCTGAAGTACATCGCCGCCGCCCGCGACCGCGGCCTCGGCGTCATCTTCATCACCCACAACCCCCACCACGCCTACATGGTCGGCGACCACTTCAGCGTCCTGCGCCTCGGCACCCTCGAACTCAGTGCCGCCCGCGACCAGGTCAGCCTCGAAGAACTCACCAACCACATGGCCGGCGGCACCGAACTCGCCGCCCTCAAACACGAACTCGCCCAAGTACGCGGCGTCGACGTCGACGAACTCCCCGAAGCGGAAGACCTCACCGCATCCGTGGTCACCTCGAAGGACGGGGCCGCGTAA
- a CDS encoding sugar ABC transporter substrate-binding protein yields MDRTFHSRSRRVAPFFAMAAASALLIAGCSSGSGGKESEESAADASAGKADTPRMKVALVTHQAPGDTFWDIVRKGAQAAADKDNIELIYSADPNAGTQANLVQNAIDQKVDGIAITLAKPDAMKDVVAKATKEGIPVVGLNSGLSDWQNLGLMSFFGQDESVAGEAFGKRLNDVGAKKAVCVVQEQGNVGLEQRCAGVEKTFEGDTEILNVTGTDMPSVKSTITAKLKQDTAIDYVVALGAPYALTAVQSVADAGSKAKVATFDLNKELTDSIKSGDIEFAVDQQPYLQGYLAVDSLWLYKNNGNYSGGGEEAVLTGPAFVDKKNVDAIAKFAAKGTR; encoded by the coding sequence ATGGACCGCACGTTTCACTCCCGCTCACGCAGAGTGGCCCCCTTCTTCGCCATGGCCGCGGCGTCCGCGTTGCTCATAGCCGGCTGCTCCAGCGGTTCCGGCGGCAAGGAGTCCGAGGAGAGCGCGGCGGACGCCTCCGCGGGCAAGGCCGACACCCCCCGTATGAAGGTCGCGCTGGTCACCCACCAGGCCCCCGGCGACACCTTCTGGGACATCGTCCGCAAGGGCGCCCAGGCGGCGGCCGACAAGGACAACATCGAGCTCATCTACTCGGCGGACCCGAACGCCGGCACCCAGGCCAACCTGGTGCAGAACGCGATCGACCAGAAGGTCGACGGCATCGCCATCACCCTCGCCAAGCCCGACGCGATGAAGGACGTCGTGGCCAAGGCGACGAAGGAGGGCATCCCCGTCGTCGGCCTCAACTCCGGTCTGAGCGACTGGCAGAACCTCGGTCTGATGTCCTTCTTCGGGCAGGACGAGAGCGTGGCGGGCGAGGCGTTCGGCAAGCGGCTCAACGACGTCGGCGCCAAGAAGGCCGTCTGTGTCGTGCAGGAGCAGGGCAACGTCGGCCTGGAGCAGCGCTGCGCCGGTGTGGAGAAGACCTTCGAGGGCGACACCGAGATCCTCAACGTCACGGGCACCGACATGCCGTCCGTGAAGTCGACCATCACCGCCAAGCTCAAGCAGGACACCGCCATCGACTACGTGGTCGCCCTCGGTGCCCCCTACGCCCTGACCGCGGTCCAGTCGGTCGCGGACGCCGGCAGCAAGGCGAAGGTCGCCACCTTCGACCTGAACAAGGAGCTGACGGACTCGATCAAGAGCGGTGACATCGAGTTCGCCGTCGACCAGCAGCCGTATCTGCAGGGCTACCTGGCGGTGGACTCGCTGTGGCTCTACAAGAACAACGGCAACTACAGCGGCGGTGGCGAGGAGGCGGTGCTGACCGGCCCCGCATTCGTCGACAAGAAGAACGTCGACGCGATCGCCAAGTTCGCCGCGAAGGGCACTCGGTGA
- the fsxC gene encoding FxsC protein: MSYARVPAPRHRDISQDPNRLVFQFFDELCGKVARHARVSREEAGFVERPGAPGEKSIKALLDCQVFVPLYSQRYFSNPQCGRQWTAVTQATAQGARPGIVPVLWTPYSPTSLPERVKEQYPEMPEGFGEAAENYASMGLHRLLDQVLDLTERPDPEDEHTAAQFSAQVAQMTDWLARRIVDEAATVPRQSRPSSGGGRTAEPTTLAGLDDAFADPPFASPLHITVLAPTEEQLPVGRDNTRYGPRVDDWRPYGQAVGPLVEQMEALARNLGFEPTVHPFHKHQAELRSTEIPTAPWILVVDPWALENTQMAGQAREFDRARRPWTAVLSTLAGDDLQTKEQSDRLRGLLLTHFPRFLSEGRAGEQDAVRGLAGADVFTRWFSELAEATKIRYLRYIHSQLSRSGADARDVPESGADLPRRPDAGRDNGAPSDGRRVEGRP, translated from the coding sequence ATGAGCTATGCACGGGTTCCTGCTCCCCGGCACCGGGACATCTCGCAGGACCCCAATCGCCTGGTTTTCCAGTTCTTCGACGAACTGTGCGGGAAAGTCGCGCGCCACGCGAGAGTGTCGCGGGAGGAGGCCGGTTTCGTCGAGCGGCCCGGGGCACCGGGAGAGAAGTCGATCAAGGCGCTCCTCGACTGCCAGGTCTTCGTCCCGCTGTACTCGCAGCGGTACTTCAGCAATCCGCAGTGCGGGCGTCAGTGGACCGCCGTCACCCAGGCAACGGCTCAGGGGGCCCGGCCCGGCATCGTCCCGGTGCTGTGGACGCCGTATTCGCCCACGTCGCTCCCCGAGAGGGTCAAGGAGCAGTACCCCGAGATGCCGGAAGGCTTCGGAGAAGCCGCCGAGAACTACGCCTCCATGGGACTGCACCGGCTGCTCGACCAGGTGCTCGACCTGACCGAACGGCCGGACCCGGAGGACGAGCACACGGCGGCGCAGTTCTCCGCCCAGGTCGCCCAGATGACCGACTGGCTCGCCAGGCGCATAGTCGACGAGGCGGCCACCGTGCCCAGGCAGTCCCGTCCGTCCTCCGGCGGAGGACGGACGGCCGAACCCACGACACTGGCCGGGCTGGACGACGCCTTCGCCGACCCGCCCTTCGCCTCCCCGCTGCACATCACCGTGCTCGCCCCGACCGAGGAACAGTTACCGGTCGGTCGTGACAACACGCGCTACGGACCCCGTGTCGACGACTGGCGACCCTACGGCCAGGCGGTGGGACCGCTGGTCGAGCAGATGGAGGCCCTGGCCCGCAACCTCGGCTTCGAGCCCACCGTGCATCCCTTCCACAAGCACCAGGCAGAACTGAGGAGCACGGAGATCCCGACGGCTCCCTGGATTCTGGTGGTGGACCCCTGGGCCCTGGAGAATACCCAAATGGCCGGCCAGGCAAGGGAGTTCGACAGGGCCCGGCGACCGTGGACGGCGGTGCTGAGTACCCTGGCGGGGGACGATCTGCAGACCAAGGAGCAGTCCGATCGACTGCGTGGACTGCTGCTGACGCACTTTCCCCGCTTCCTCAGCGAGGGGCGGGCGGGAGAGCAGGACGCGGTGCGTGGTCTGGCCGGGGCGGATGTCTTCACCCGCTGGTTCAGCGAGCTGGCCGAGGCAACCAAGATCCGGTATCTACGGTACATTCATTCGCAATTGTCCCGGAGCGGCGCTGACGCCCGGGATGTTCCGGAATCCGGTGCGGACCTGCCCCGACGGCCCGACGCCGGCAGGGACAACGGGGCACCTAGCGACGGACGTCGCGTGGAGGGCAGGCCATGA
- a CDS encoding FxsB family cyclophane-forming radical SAM/SPASM peptide maturase has translation MTVTVTVAARPFRQFVIKVHSRCDLACDHCYVYQHADQSWRGRPGTMSERTFRRTADRIAEHAAAHRLTRVHVVLHGGEPLLAGRERLRGFARALRSALHGVAELDLRMQTNGLRLDDEFCAMLVDESIVTSISLDGDETSNDRHRIRRDGSGSYQDVVRAVRLLGAPAHRGAFGGLLCTIDVENDPVEVYRALAELRPPAIDFLLPHATWEYPPPRPGSETGSEYADWLIAVHKQWTADGMPMRIRMFESISRLSRGRGSLTEALGLGSSDLLVVETDGAVEQADWLKTAYPGAPETGMHITTHRLEEAAAHRGIQARRAGLDGLSAQCRACPVVSVCGGGLYGHRHRGSNGFDNPSVYCADLLKTIEYVQATERDDADVRHGWHGLSWTHFDELAAGHGSTAAVRSLAAAQNSQRRALLAAARRADIQGPGPDPGLGAGTATGPRPDPGIGPGLGGSADSAPGWEAVLALPAAALDVLLADPYLRVWALACGQSVRRRAEGHPAEAALAAVARTGGRLTLAVPLRHGPEGAAVHLPGIGRLLLRGDSGDRRSGTLTLTAADGALTVEGRTLGREQPPDGMTWQPLRHLSTDGPEVALDDLDPARDCYGYKPLPRLPEAEFRRWEAMFAEAWQLIRTEYPDYAQGIAAGLTTVTPLAPAPSGDDVSATSRHAFGAVGIALPRSAEDLAMLLIHEYQHVKLGAMLDMFDLLDGLDDRRHRVLWRPDPRPLDAIVQGAYAHLAVADVWRIRVRRGAADVGTALYERSRVEADKWRTAVLDALDTVAGTGSLTALGHRFVRGLRGEAETLGGVAESGPIAV, from the coding sequence GTGACGGTGACGGTGACGGTGGCGGCGCGGCCCTTCCGCCAGTTCGTGATCAAGGTGCACAGCCGCTGCGATCTGGCCTGTGACCACTGCTACGTCTACCAGCACGCCGACCAGAGCTGGCGCGGGCGTCCCGGGACGATGTCCGAGCGGACGTTCCGTCGTACGGCCGACCGGATCGCCGAGCACGCCGCCGCCCACCGGCTCACCCGTGTCCATGTCGTGCTGCACGGCGGCGAACCCCTGCTCGCCGGGAGGGAACGGCTGCGCGGCTTCGCCCGCGCACTGCGCTCGGCGCTGCACGGCGTGGCCGAACTCGATCTGCGCATGCAGACCAACGGGCTCCGACTGGACGACGAGTTCTGCGCCATGCTCGTCGACGAGTCCATCGTCACCAGCATCTCGCTCGACGGGGACGAGACGTCCAACGACCGCCACCGGATCAGGCGGGACGGCTCCGGCTCCTACCAGGACGTGGTGCGCGCGGTACGCCTTCTGGGTGCACCGGCCCACCGCGGCGCCTTCGGCGGGCTGCTCTGCACGATCGACGTCGAGAACGACCCCGTGGAGGTCTACCGGGCGCTGGCCGAACTCCGCCCGCCCGCCATCGACTTCCTGCTGCCGCACGCCACCTGGGAGTACCCGCCGCCCCGCCCCGGCTCAGAGACCGGCTCCGAATACGCCGACTGGTTGATCGCGGTGCACAAGCAGTGGACCGCGGACGGCATGCCGATGCGGATCCGGATGTTCGAGTCGATCAGTCGGCTGAGCCGAGGCCGCGGCAGCCTCACCGAGGCACTGGGGCTGGGCAGTTCGGACCTGCTCGTGGTCGAGACCGACGGCGCCGTCGAGCAGGCGGACTGGTTGAAAACGGCCTATCCGGGAGCTCCCGAGACCGGCATGCACATCACCACCCACCGTCTGGAGGAGGCCGCCGCACACCGGGGCATCCAGGCCCGCCGCGCCGGACTGGACGGGCTGAGCGCGCAGTGCCGCGCCTGCCCTGTCGTATCGGTGTGTGGCGGCGGCCTCTACGGACACCGCCACCGTGGGTCCAACGGTTTCGACAACCCCTCCGTCTACTGCGCGGACCTGTTGAAGACCATCGAGTACGTCCAGGCCACGGAACGCGACGACGCCGACGTCCGCCACGGTTGGCACGGCCTGTCCTGGACACACTTCGACGAACTGGCCGCCGGACACGGCAGTACGGCGGCCGTCCGGTCGCTGGCCGCGGCACAGAACAGCCAGCGGCGGGCGCTGCTGGCGGCTGCCCGCCGCGCGGACATCCAGGGCCCGGGCCCCGACCCCGGGCTGGGGGCAGGTACGGCCACGGGGCCGCGCCCGGATCCGGGGATCGGCCCGGGGCTCGGCGGCTCGGCGGATTCGGCACCCGGCTGGGAGGCGGTCCTCGCCCTGCCCGCCGCCGCACTGGACGTGCTGCTGGCCGACCCCTATCTACGCGTGTGGGCCCTCGCCTGCGGCCAGTCGGTGCGCCGACGGGCCGAGGGCCATCCGGCCGAGGCCGCGCTGGCGGCCGTCGCGCGCACCGGCGGCCGGCTGACCCTGGCCGTCCCGTTGCGCCACGGGCCCGAGGGCGCGGCGGTCCATCTGCCCGGCATCGGGCGGCTGTTGCTGCGCGGCGACAGTGGCGACCGGCGGTCCGGAACGCTCACCCTGACGGCCGCGGACGGCGCGCTCACCGTCGAAGGGCGCACCCTGGGCCGGGAGCAGCCACCCGACGGCATGACCTGGCAGCCGCTGCGACACCTGTCCACGGACGGGCCGGAAGTTGCCCTGGACGACCTCGACCCCGCCCGTGACTGCTACGGATACAAGCCCCTGCCCCGGCTGCCCGAGGCCGAATTCCGACGCTGGGAGGCGATGTTCGCGGAAGCCTGGCAGCTGATCCGAACCGAGTACCCCGACTACGCCCAGGGGATCGCCGCCGGCCTGACCACGGTGACCCCGCTCGCCCCCGCACCCTCCGGGGACGACGTCAGCGCCACCTCCCGGCACGCCTTCGGGGCCGTCGGCATCGCGCTGCCCCGCTCGGCCGAGGACCTGGCCATGCTGCTCATCCACGAGTACCAGCACGTCAAACTGGGCGCGATGCTTGACATGTTCGACCTGCTCGACGGCCTCGACGACCGCCGCCACCGAGTGCTGTGGCGGCCCGACCCCAGGCCGCTCGACGCCATCGTCCAGGGTGCGTACGCCCACCTCGCGGTCGCCGATGTGTGGCGGATCAGGGTCCGCCGCGGTGCGGCCGATGTCGGCACCGCCCTGTACGAACGCTCCCGCGTGGAGGCGGACAAATGGCGTACGGCGGTGCTGGACGCCCTCGACACCGTGGCCGGAACCGGCTCCTTGACCGCCCTGGGGCACCGCTTCGTGCGCGGGCTTCGGGGCGAGGCCGAAACACTGGGCGGAGTGGCTGAAAGCGGCCCGATCGCGGTCTAA
- a CDS encoding TIR-like protein FxsC: MVQAASQATRSTVSSNPYVFFMSYARTPLKGARGMKDESDVALESFHAQLCSAIMQLTDHDGLESPGFLDKGMDPGDDWESRLKHALATCRVFVPIYNRRYFGREWCGKEWDAFARRQQLRTRPYTGNAIIPVLWVGEQHLTLPSMAAKVQYAHPDLGKDYLQSGLYGLKQAGRHAKYRSSVWVLAQMIVKVAQQTSLEPCDVELFSDLRNVFEGE; this comes from the coding sequence ATGGTTCAGGCGGCTTCTCAGGCGACCCGGTCGACGGTCTCCTCCAATCCTTATGTGTTCTTCATGAGCTATGCCCGGACGCCGCTGAAGGGGGCGCGGGGCATGAAGGACGAGTCGGATGTGGCGCTGGAGTCGTTCCACGCCCAGTTATGCAGCGCCATCATGCAGTTGACGGACCATGACGGCTTGGAATCGCCCGGTTTCCTCGACAAGGGAATGGACCCCGGCGACGACTGGGAGAGCAGGCTCAAACATGCTCTGGCCACCTGCCGGGTCTTCGTGCCGATCTATAACAGGCGGTACTTCGGAAGAGAATGGTGCGGAAAGGAATGGGACGCCTTCGCACGGCGTCAGCAGCTCCGTACCAGGCCGTACACGGGCAACGCGATCATCCCCGTCCTCTGGGTGGGGGAGCAGCATCTGACGCTGCCGTCCATGGCGGCCAAGGTGCAGTACGCCCACCCCGATCTGGGTAAGGATTACCTGCAGTCCGGCCTCTACGGACTGAAGCAGGCGGGCCGCCACGCCAAGTACCGCAGCTCCGTGTGGGTGCTCGCCCAGATGATCGTCAAAGTGGCTCAGCAGACCAGCCTTGAACCGTGTGACGTGGAGCTGTTCAGTGACCTCCGGAATGTCTTCGAGGGGGAATAG
- a CDS encoding ABC transporter permease, whose product MSQATAPAASSSPPAPPAGTQKDGRTVQRSLGRRLMARPEVGALIAAIGVYVFFFSVAPSFREASSLATVLYQASVMGIMAIPVALLMIGGEFDLSAGVAVTTSALTAAIISFQLTVNVWTGVFVALIMSLAVGAFNGWLLIRTGLPSFLVTLGSFLILQGSNLAVTKIFTGNVASDSISDMDGFDQAKSVFASEIGIGGVDVKITVFYWLAFAAIATWLLLRTKFGNWIFAVGGNKDSARAVGVPVNFTKVALFMGVGVGAWFVGMHLLFSFNTVQSGEGVGNEFLYIIAAVIGGCLLTGGYGSAVGPVIGAFIFGMVSQGIVYANWNPDWFKAFLGVMLLIAALVNLWVRSQATRR is encoded by the coding sequence ATGTCCCAAGCAACGGCACCGGCGGCGAGTTCCTCGCCGCCGGCTCCGCCGGCCGGCACGCAGAAGGACGGGCGCACCGTACAGCGCTCGCTCGGGCGTCGGCTGATGGCCCGCCCCGAGGTCGGCGCGCTGATCGCCGCGATCGGTGTGTACGTCTTCTTCTTCTCGGTGGCCCCGTCCTTCCGTGAGGCCAGTTCGCTGGCGACGGTGCTCTACCAGGCCTCCGTCATGGGCATCATGGCGATCCCGGTGGCCCTGCTGATGATCGGCGGGGAGTTCGACCTGTCCGCCGGTGTCGCGGTCACCACCTCCGCGCTGACCGCCGCGATCATCAGCTTCCAGCTGACGGTGAACGTGTGGACCGGTGTCTTCGTCGCGCTGATCATGTCCCTCGCCGTCGGCGCGTTCAACGGCTGGCTGCTGATCAGGACCGGGCTGCCCAGCTTCCTCGTCACGCTCGGGTCGTTCCTGATCCTTCAGGGCTCGAACCTGGCGGTCACGAAGATCTTCACGGGCAATGTCGCGTCCGACTCCATCAGCGACATGGACGGCTTCGACCAGGCCAAGAGCGTCTTCGCCTCCGAGATCGGCATCGGCGGTGTCGACGTCAAGATCACGGTCTTCTACTGGCTGGCGTTCGCGGCGATCGCCACGTGGCTGCTGTTGCGCACCAAGTTCGGCAACTGGATCTTCGCCGTCGGCGGCAACAAGGACTCCGCCCGTGCGGTCGGTGTGCCCGTGAACTTCACGAAGGTCGCCCTGTTCATGGGCGTCGGCGTGGGTGCCTGGTTCGTCGGTATGCACCTGCTGTTCTCGTTCAACACGGTGCAGTCCGGCGAGGGCGTGGGCAACGAGTTCCTGTACATCATCGCCGCCGTGATCGGCGGCTGTCTGCTGACGGGCGGTTACGGCTCGGCCGTGGGCCCGGTGATCGGTGCCTTCATCTTCGGCATGGTCTCCCAGGGCATCGTCTACGCCAACTGGAACCCCGACTGGTTCAAGGCCTTCCTCGGCGTGATGCTCCTGATCGCCGCCCTCGTCAACTTGTGGGTCCGCAGCCAAGCGACCCGGAGGTGA
- the fxsA gene encoding FxSxx-COOH cyclophane-containing RiPP peptide, with protein sequence MDRYEQPFATSVVRDLHDTSLDEVPESAQESAMARTLAGGGEPVAAFQSSL encoded by the coding sequence ATGGACAGGTACGAGCAGCCCTTCGCCACGAGCGTCGTCAGGGACTTGCACGACACCTCACTGGACGAGGTGCCGGAGTCCGCTCAGGAGTCGGCCATGGCAAGGACGCTCGCAGGTGGCGGAGAGCCGGTGGCCGCCTTCCAGTCCTCGCTCTGA